From a region of the Drosophila ananassae strain 14024-0371.13 chromosome XL, ASM1763931v2, whole genome shotgun sequence genome:
- the LOC6502942 gene encoding alpha-tubulin N-acetyltransferase 2 gives MVEFTFDIKHLFPQEIIRVQPYLLRPKVRAALLKLQNHQKAAPPTPGCMLSQIIDEMGQLSAVAQGLKNPVTTAEKMGANINNQVIYLMADNESGRWAVTGLLKVGTKNLFLFDEKGVCRRADQTPAILDFYIHESRQRRGLGKVLFDKMLADQGWSPWKCSVDRPSPKLLGFLGKHFGLVRTIPQGNNFVLYEGFFDDVPPEGPRNRDTRGSGGVGVGSVGLHTSMPCRGRLSNLPASYYNPIHGGSNQMPARNTNSNANKNANANRKVSSNITNKLVNSSKISNKIAFNNDFKNSKSYNTNTKINSNKNANNPIHNYNNASGPNPRAFPSHIQIPNRSQMSPRPGASSAMPQYQSVGRFRSKPRCSSMAQILGRDFDH, from the coding sequence atggTGGAGTTTACTTTTGACATCAAGCACCTGTTTCCGCAAGAGATCATTCGTGTCCAGCCGTACTTGTTACGCCCTAAGGTGCGGGCTGCCTTATTGAAACTGCAAAATCATCAGAAGGCCGCACCACCAACACCAGGGTGTATGCTGAGCCAGATAATTGATGAAATGGGGCAGCTGTCGGCGGTGGCCCAGGGGCTGAAGAACCCAGTGACAACGGCAGAGAAGATGGGCGCCAATATTAACAATCAGGTCATCTACCTAATGGCGGACAACGAGTCGGGCCGCTGGGCGGTGACCGGATTGCTCAAGGTCGGCACCAAGAACCTCTTCCTGTTCGACGAGAAGGGCGTGTGCCGTCGGGCGGACCAGACCCCCGCCATCCTCGACTTTTACATCCACGAGTCCCGCCAACGTCGCGGGCTTGGAAAGGTTCTCTTCGACAAGATGCTCGCCGATCAGGGCTGGTCGCCCTGGAAGTGCTCCGTGGACCGGCCCTCCCCGAAGCTGTTGGGCTTCCTGGGCAAGCACTTTGGTCTAGTGCGCACAATTCCGCAGGGCAACAACTTCGTGCTCTATGAGGGATTCTTCGACGACGTGCCGCCGGAGGGTCCGCGGAACAGGGACACTCGCGGATCAGGAGGTGTTGGAGTTGGCAGTGTCGGATTGCATACCTCCATGCCGTGCCGAGGGCGTCTGTCCAATCTTCCGGCCTCCTACTACAACCCCATTCATGGTGGAAGCAACCAGATGCCAGCCAGAAACACCAACTCCAACGCCAATAAAAATGCCAACGCCAACAGGAAGGTCAGCTCGAACATCACCAACAAACTCGTTAATAGCTCCAAAATCTCCAACAAGATCGCTTTCAACAACGATTTCAAGAATTCAAAAAGCTACAATACCAATACCAAAATCAACTCCAACAAAAACGCCAACAATCCGATCCACAACTATAACAACGCCTCTGGACCAAACCCAAGAGCTTTTCCAAGCCACATTCAAATTCCAAATCGCAGTCAAATGTCCCCACGACCAGGAGCCTCGAGTGCCATGCCACAATATCAGTCAGTGGGACGTTTTCGTTCCAAGCCGAGGTGCAGCAGTATGGCCCAGATCCTGGGACGGGACTTTGATCACTAA